Genomic DNA from Candidatus Sphingomonas phytovorans:
AGTTCAACCGCCTTCGCCTTCAGCCGTTCGTTCAGGGCGATGTCGTCGCTCACCGGCACCCGCTATCACGACGGCCGGGAAAAGTGATCCACCGTCGAGACACATTAACGAAGCGCTGGTATCTGGCTTGCGTGTCCCGCCCGGGACGAACGGAAGGCAAGACTTGATAACCGAAACTCTGGCGATCAGCGCCACCGGACTGGTCAAGAAATTCGGCGACCGCCGCGTTGTTGACGGCGTCGACATCGCGGTGCCCACTGGCATGATCTACGGCGTGCTCGGCCCCAACGGCGCCGGCAAGACGACCACGCTGCGCATGCTGCTCGGCATCATCGAACCCGATGGCGGCACCCGTACCCTGCTCGGCCATGCGCGTCCGCGCGAGGTGAGCGACCGGGTCGGTTACCTGCCCGAGGAACGCGGCCTCTATCCGGCGATGCGGGCGAAGGATGCGATCGCCTTCATGGGCGCGCTGCGCGGACTCGACCTCAAGACCGGCCGCAGGCGCGCCGTCGCCCTGATGGAGGGGGCCGGTCTCGGCCACGCGGTCGACAGCAAGATCCGCAAATTGTCGAAGGGCATGGCGCAACTCGTGCAGTTGCTCGGCTCGGTCGTGCACGAGCCCGACCTGCTGGTGCTCGACGAGCCCTTTTCGGGCCTCGACCCGGTCAACCAGGACCGGCTCGAGACGCTGATCGTCGGCCAGCGCGACCGCGGCGCCACCATCCTCTTCTCCACTCATGTCATGGCCCATGCTGAACGGCTGTGCGACCGCCTCGCGATCATCGCCGGCGGCAAGCGCCGCTTCGAGGGTACGGTGGCCGACGCACGCGGCATGCTGCCGATGCGGGCGCACTATGTACCGCATCATGATGGAGAGGGCATCGCCGCCCTGCTCCCGCCCGATGCCGAACGCGACGGCGATGGCTGGCGTTTCATCGTGCCCAACGGCGGCGTGGAGGACATATTGAAGCGGCTGATCGATGCTGGATACGGCATATCAGGCCTGTCGATGGAGCGGCCGGGTCTTCACGACGCATTCGTGCGAATCGTCGGCCCCGATGCCCTGAAGGATGAACCTGACGCGGAGATCGCGGCATGAGCGCCCGTCCGACCGGCAATCTCCGCCGCCTCCTCCGCCAGACATTGACCATCGCCCGCCGCGATTTCGTGGCGACCGTGTTCACGCCGATGTTCCTGGTGTTCCTGTTCACCCCGGTGCTGATGCTCTCCTTCGGCCTGATCGGCGGCATGGGCGCCTCGTCGGTCACCAGCGCCTCGGTCGAAAAGGCAAGCATCGTCGCGATCGTCGATCCGGCGCAGCAGGAACCGATGCGCGCCGCCGACAAGCGCCTGCGCCAGCTCTATGCCAGGGATGACCGGCCACCTGCCCTCGTCATGCAGGTCCCGTCGGACAATCCCGCCGGCCAGGCGCATGTCGCGTTCAGCGACCGGGGCAGCGACGCCTCGGCTGCGCTGTATGGCGACCTCGCCCGCCCGACGATCCTCTATGGCGGCTTCGGCCGCCGCGACGCCAATTTCCTCGCCCAGCTCGCCGAGGAAACGCTGCGCATGGAAAAAAGCGGCACCGCCGCGCTCAGCACGCCGACCCTGACGTCGATCGCCCGCGCCGAGCCGACCCCGACCGGCAACAAGCGCTCGGCCTTTTTCGCGGTGTTCGGCATCTTCTTCCTGACCCTGTTCCTAGCCGGCCAGGCGGTCGGCACCATGGCGGAAGAGCGCAGCAACAAGGTGGTCGAGGTGCTTGCCGCCGCCGTGCCGCTCGAGGCGGTGTTCTTCGGCAAGCTGATCGGCATGTTCGGATCGGCGCTGCTGTTCATCGGCTTCTGGGGCACGCTGGTCAGCCAGATCGACGTGTTCGTGCCCAATGCGCTCGGTGCCGCGTTCCGCGACATCGGCCCCGCGGTCGGCATGCCGGCCTTCGCGCTGCTGTTCGTCGCTTATTTCGCCATGGCCTATATGCTGCTCGGCGCGGTGTTCATGGGCGTCGGTGCCCAGGCGAGCACCCCGCGCGAGCTCCAGCTCCTCTCCCTGCCGATCACCATCCTGCAGATCATGATCTTCGGCGCGTCGGTCCAGGCGGTGTCCCGCCCCGACGGCTGGCTCGCCCGCGCGGTCGAGATTTTCCCGTTCAGCTCGCCCTATGCAATGGCCGGCCGTGCGGCCAACGCACCCGAGATCTGGCCGCATATCGCGGCGCTCGCCTGGCAATCGCTGTGGGTCGCGATCGTCATCGCCGTCGCCGCCCGTGCCTTTCGCAGGGGCGTGCTTCAATCGGGCAGCGGCAAGATCAACTGGAAGGGGCTGATCGGGCGCTGAGGCGCCCGAAACATCGGCTGGCTCCCCTTTCCTTTTCCTTCCCCGGCGAAGGCCGGGGTCCAGTCGGGGGACATTTCTGGCTGGCGTTGCGCGCCGTTACCTGAACCTTCCCCACTGGAACTCGCCTTCGCCGGGGAAGGTGCTTTTGCGGGCTGGCTGAAGGGCACATCGCCAATACCTGCCTTCGGCAACGACGCCATCATTCGACCTTTCCTAACCACCATCCTGGCGATCCCGTTGCAAAACACAATTGACACAAGTGTCAGCTAAGGCTTTCCTGCGCCCATAAGGAGAGCGGACAATGGCGACACAAGCACTGCATGCGGTCGAAACGGCGGTCGATCCGCTCGATGTGAGCCGGCCTGAGCTCTATCGCGACGATGTGTGGCAGGCGCCCTTCCGCCAGCTCCGCGCCGAATCGCCGGTCCATTATGTCGAGCAGTCCGGCTTCGGCCCCTATTGGTCGGTCTCGACCTACAAGCCGATCGTCGAGGTCGAATCGCTTCCGGACATTTATTCGTCCGAGGCAGGCGGCATCACGCTCGCCGATTTCATCGAAAATTCGCCGACCGATGTGCGCATGCCGATGTTCATCGCGATGGACCGGCCCAAGCATACCGGCCAGCGCCGCACGGTCGCGCCTGCCTTCACGCCGAGCGAGATGGTCCGCCTCTCCGACAATATCCGCATGCGCACGGCCGAGGTGCTGGACAGCCTGGAGTGGAACAAGGAATTCGACTGGGTCGACACCGTCTCGATTGAGCTGACCACCCAGATGCTGGCGATCCTGTTCGACTTCCCCTGGGAGGACAGGCGCAAGCTGACCTTCTGGTCCGACTGGGCCGGCGATATCGAGCTGGTCAAGACCGAGGAGCTTCGACTCGAACGCCTCAAGCACATGTATGAATGCGGCGGCTATTTCCAGAATCTGTGGAACCAGAAGCTCGGCAAGGAGCCGACGCCCGACCTCATCTCGATGATGATGCATTCGGACGCGATGGCCGAAATGAGCCAGATGGAGTTCCTGGGGAACCTGATCCTGCTGATCGTCGGCGGCAACGACACCACGCGCAACTCGATGACCGCCGCCGCCTATGGCCTCGACCTGTTCCCGGACGAGCGCGCCAAGCTCGAGGGGGATCCATCGCTGATCCACAATGCCGTGCAGGATATCATCCGCTGGCAGACCCCGCTCGCTCATATGCGCCGCACCGCGACCGAGGATACCGTGCTTGAAGGACAGCAGATCAGGGCCGGCGACAAGCTCGCGCTCTGGTATCTCTCGGCCAATCGCGACGAGAGCGTGTTCGAGAATGCCGACAAGATCATCGTCGACCGCCCCAATGCCCGCCGGCATCTTGCGTTCGGCCACGGCATCCATCGCTGCGTCGGCGCCCGGCTCGCCGAGCTCCAGATCGCGACGCTGCTGGAGGAAATGGCCCGGCGCCGCATGCGGGTGAACGTGGTCGGCGAGCCGGAACGCGTCGCTGCCTGCTTCGTCCACGGCTATCGCAAGCTGCCGGTCGAGATCAGCAAATATTGAGCATCTGACTGCCCTCTCCCGCGGTCGCGGGAGAGGGCTATTGCCGCGCGCACGTGCCGATGGATGACGCGCGTCCCTGGAGGCCGATCCGGACGACGAGCCCGTCATGCCGGACTTGTTCCGGCATCCACCGCTCAGCAAGAGTCGAAAGCGGCTGGTACGCGGCACGGTGGCTCCCGGAACGAATCCGGGGCAACGATTCAAGCCGGATGGATCGTGTCAAGGATTAGGTCCCTCGCTGGATGCCCTCCCGCGACTGGCCCTCTCACCCAGCCTCGCACCATAGTGTCAGGCTCAGGCACATTCGAACGCCAGGTATGATTGCGTCGACGCGTCCACGCGCATTTCCGGCGATTTTCCCGCCTCTGGTACACGAAATGATCCGACAACCCCGAATCTGTTGCCGCAAGGACACAGATCGCGCGCCGGTTTCACGCTTCTGTCATCGCACCATCATGCCGGCGGGATCACAATTTTCCGCAAGGGGGTGAAAATCAGGGCAATAAATTTGGAGACGATGCATGAAATTCCGTAGCAAAGCCCGCTTCGCCGTGTCCGCCTCCACCTTCGCCATCGCTCTTCAGGCAATGCCGGCCCTGGCGCAGACGCCGCCACCGACATCCCCACTCTCGCAACCGGCCACCCAGGCCGCGCCCGCCAATGTCGCGGACATCATCGTCACCGCCCGCAAGCGCCCGGAGACGCTGCAGAACGTCCCGATCGTCGTCACCACGGTCAATCGCCAGCTCATCCAGGACACTGGCGTGAAGGACATCAAGGATCTCGCGCTGCTCGCGCCGGGCCTGCTGGTGACCTCGACGACCAGCGAATCCTCCACCACCGCGCGCATCCGCGGCATCGGCACGGTCGGCGACAATCCCGGGCTCGAATCCTCGGTCGGCGTCGTGATCGACGGTGTCTATCGCTCGCGCAACGGCGTCGGCTTCGGCGATCTCGGCAATATCGACCGGATCGAGGTGCTGAAGGGCCCGCAGGGAACCCTGTTCGGCAAGTCGGCGACCGCCGGCGTGATCAACATCCTGACCGCCGAGCCGCAATTCACCCTGGGCGGCAATGCCGAATTCACCGTCGGCAATTATGGCGCGATCGGCGGGTCGGTTGAGGCGACCGGGCCGCTGATCGACGACAAGCTGGCCGTGAGCCTCTATTTCGCCGATCATTCCCGCGACGGCTTTTTCCATGTGAACACCGGGCCCGGCCCGCGCACCGACACGCGGGACAACAACCAGAATTACTACACCCTGCGCGGCCAGTTGCTCGCCAAGCCGACCGACACGCTGACCTTGCGCCTGATCGGCGACGTGTCGTCCCGCGACGAACATTGCTGCATGGCGGTGATCACCCGCGCCAGCGCCGGCAATTTCGCCAACAATCTCGTCGCAGCGCTCGGCGGCAATGATGGCGACCCGAGCAACCCCTATGCCCGCAACGCCTATGCCAACCGCCCCGATCTCCAGCATGTCGTCGACAAGGGCGTCTCGCTCCAGGCCGACTGGGATGTCGGCCCCGGCACGCTGACCTCGATCACCGCCTATCGCAACTGGAAGACGGTCGGCGGGTTCGACGCGGATTTCTCGACCGCCGATATCGATTACCTGCCCTCGGACAACAGCAACTCGTCGCAGTTCCGCACCTTCAGCCAGGAACTGCGCTACGCGGGCACCACCGGCAAGCTCGACTATCTGATCGGCGGCTTCTTCTCGAACGAGAAGCTGCGGCAGAACACCAGCATCCTCGTGGGCAGCCAGTTCACGCCCTATCTCGGCCTGCTCTTCTCGTCGCTGGTCGAGGGCACGCCGGACCCGAACTTCCTTCAGACCGGCCTGACCTTCCCCTATGTTGGCGGGGTCAATTACGCGGCGAATACCGGCTCGGTCGATCGCTATCGCCAGACCGACAAGACCTATGCGATCTTTACCGACAACACGCTGCACATCACCGACAAGCTCGCCTTCCAGGGAGGCGTCCGTTTCAATATCGACGACAAGACGCTCAACCAGAACAGCAGCAATATCGGTGGCGGCGCCGGGTGCGCATCGGCGAACGCGGCGTTCGCCATTCTCAATGCGGCGAATCCGGCGGCGGCGGCGCAGCTTGCCGCGGTCAACAATACGATGTGCCTCCCCTTCCTCAGCCCCGGCTACAACAATTTCACCAACCACCAGTCCGAAAGCGAGAATGTGTTCTCGGGCACGGCGAAGCTCTCTTATCGCTTCAGCCCGAGCCTGCTGGTCTATGCCTCCTACGCCCGCGGCTACAAGGCCGGCGGCTTCAACCTTGACCGGGTCCAGTGCGTCATCGGCACCGCCGGCTGCGCGCCGGGCAGCGCGGCGGCGCTCACGCCGATCCTCGACACCTCGTTCGCCGGCGAATTCAACAATTCGTTCGAGCTTGGCGAAAAGGCGACCTTGTTCGACCGCAAGCTGCTGCTGAACGCGACCCTGTTCTACCAGAAATATTCGAATTTCCAGCTCAACACCTTCAACGGGCTGGTCTTCGTGGTGGATTCGATCCCGAGCGTGGTCAGCAAGGGAATCGACGCCGATTTCGTGTGGTTCGCCACGCCGAAGCTCAGCTTCCAGGGCGGTCTGACCATCGCCGACACGCGTTACGACCTGACCGCATCGCAGCTCGCCGACCTGGCCGCCAAGACCGGCTTCCTGGGCGGCCAGCACTCGCGCCTGTCACTGGCGCCGCTCTATTCGGCCTCGCTGTCCGGCACCTACACCCACGACATTTCCGACAACTACAAGGCCCGGTTCAACATGGGCCTGAAATATTCGTCCTCCTACAATACCGGCTCGGATCTCGATCCGGGCAAGGTCCAGAAGGGCTATGTCGTCTCCAACGCCCGTATCGGCTTCGGTCCCAGCAACGATCGCTGGAGCATCGAGGCCTGGGCGGAAAACCTGTTCGACACCAACTACAAGCAGGTGGCGTTCAATTCCGGCTTCCAGAACGTGCCGACCAACGCGACCGGCGTGCTCGACGCCTTTCTCGGCGCGCCGCGCACCTTCGGCGGTACGCTTCGGGTGAAATATTGATCGACGCCTCAGCACGAGGCGACAACAGATACCTGGAGTCATTCCCGATCAACTTCGGCCGTCACGCCGGACTTGTTCCGGCATCCACCGTTCCGCAAGCTTATCGGCCCCTGGGTCGCGGCACGGTGGCCCCCGGGACAAGCCCGGGGTGACGGCGGATGCGACCTCATCGAGTTCGACTCTACCGGAGAGCCCGGGCCTCCCGCATCGCCCATAGCGTGAGGCCCACACCGATGATCGCCGGCACGGTCACCGCGGGAAAGTCCCGCGCGATGGCCGATGCCCCGCAAATACCGACCGCCACTTCCCACAGATGGAACAGCGCATGCCCGGCGAGCCAGAATGTCGCCGCGCCCCACAGGGGAACACGCATCGCCGGCCGCGCTGCGCCCCAGATATAGGCAGCGCCGACCAGCACGAAGATCAGCCCGATGTCGCGGATGAAATGCTGGTTGAACGGGCCGGTGGTGGTGACGCCGGGTACGGCGACATACCAGTCGCCCGGAACGGCAAGCATGATCAGGCCATTGGCGACCGCGCCAAGGCCGAGGATCGCGGCGAGAACGGGAACGATGTTCCGCATGTCATGATACTCCCGGAGAGGTGACATCCGCCTGGCCGAAGGCGAGCGCGACATGGGCCAGCTTGTCGGGGTTGCGCATGATGTAGATCGCCGCGATCCGCCCGTCGCGGATCTCGAGCGCCGTGGTCTGCAGCAACTGCCCGCGATCGATGCTGACATAGCCGGGCAGCCCGTCGATCGAGACCGGCTTCAGCATGACCGGCCGATAGGCATGCTTGCGCGCCAGCCCGGCGAACATGCGCAGCACCTTGGCGACGCCCAGGATGGGATTGCGGAAGGCAAGCACCCGCCCGCCGCCGTCGGAATAGACCGCCACATCCTCCGCCAGCATCGTCCGCAACGCCGCGACATCGCCGTCGCGCGCCGCCGCGAAGAAGGCGCGCGCAATGCGGTCGGCCTCCGCCTGCCCGACCGGATAGCGCGGCCGCGCCGTCTGGACATGCTTGCGCGCACGCACCGCCATCTGGCGCACGGCGGCCGCATCACGGTCAAGCGTGCCCGCCACCTCGCTCAGCGCGACGCCGAACACGTCGTGCAGCAGGAAGGCAGCGCGCTCCAGGGGCGAAAGCCGTTCGAGCGCGAGCATCAGGGTCAGGGTCAGATCGTCGGCCTGCTCGTCCTCGGTCGATCCGACCAGCGGTTCGGGCAGCCAGGCGCCGTAATAGGTCTCGCGCCGCGCCCGCGCCGAACGCATCTGGTCGAGGCACAGCCGCGTGACGATCCGGGTCAGATAGGCGGCGGGCACGTCGACCGATTCCTCGACCCGCGACCAGCGCAGCCAGGCATCCTGGACGATATCCTCGGCTTCGGAGAGCGAGCCGAGCATGCGATAGGCGAGACGCAGCAACCGCGGCCGCTGCGCCTCGAACAATGCCGATGCCGGGTCAGGCGGCGACACTGGCACGCTCCACCGGATGCGGCGCGCGGAAACCAACCTGAAGCCGGTTCCACACATTGATCGCGCCGATCATCAAGGTGAGCTGGACCTGTTCGGCGTCGCTGAAGCTTGCCTTGACCGGCGCATAGTCCGCGTCCGGCGCCCCGGTCTCGGAAAGGCGGGTCAGTGCCTCGGTCCAGCCAAGCGCCGCACGCTCACGCTCGCTGTACAGCGTCGATTCGCGCCATGCCGGCAGCATGTACAACCGCATCTCGCTCTCGCCCGCCTTGCGCAGGTCGGTCGAATGCATGTGGATGCAGAAGGCGCAGCCGTTGATCTGCGACGCGCGCAGCTTCACGAACTCCTTCACGCTGAACTCGATGCTCGACGATTCGAAGCTTGCCTCAAGCGCCATCATCGCCTTGATCGCCTCGGGTGCGAGAATATGCGGGTTGCGCAAACGTGGGGTCATGGTCTGTCTCCAGGCGTGCACCATGCACGCATGCCGACATGACGGGATAGCCCGAACGAGTGTGACATGGCGTCGCGAATTTTTTGCGCCGCCCTCCGGCCCATCC
This window encodes:
- a CDS encoding sigma-70 family RNA polymerase sigma factor, whose protein sequence is MSPPDPASALFEAQRPRLLRLAYRMLGSLSEAEDIVQDAWLRWSRVEESVDVPAAYLTRIVTRLCLDQMRSARARRETYYGAWLPEPLVGSTEDEQADDLTLTLMLALERLSPLERAAFLLHDVFGVALSEVAGTLDRDAAAVRQMAVRARKHVQTARPRYPVGQAEADRIARAFFAAARDGDVAALRTMLAEDVAVYSDGGGRVLAFRNPILGVAKVLRMFAGLARKHAYRPVMLKPVSIDGLPGYVSIDRGQLLQTTALEIRDGRIAAIYIMRNPDKLAHVALAFGQADVTSPGVS
- a CDS encoding TonB-dependent receptor, with amino-acid sequence MKFRSKARFAVSASTFAIALQAMPALAQTPPPTSPLSQPATQAAPANVADIIVTARKRPETLQNVPIVVTTVNRQLIQDTGVKDIKDLALLAPGLLVTSTTSESSTTARIRGIGTVGDNPGLESSVGVVIDGVYRSRNGVGFGDLGNIDRIEVLKGPQGTLFGKSATAGVINILTAEPQFTLGGNAEFTVGNYGAIGGSVEATGPLIDDKLAVSLYFADHSRDGFFHVNTGPGPRTDTRDNNQNYYTLRGQLLAKPTDTLTLRLIGDVSSRDEHCCMAVITRASAGNFANNLVAALGGNDGDPSNPYARNAYANRPDLQHVVDKGVSLQADWDVGPGTLTSITAYRNWKTVGGFDADFSTADIDYLPSDNSNSSQFRTFSQELRYAGTTGKLDYLIGGFFSNEKLRQNTSILVGSQFTPYLGLLFSSLVEGTPDPNFLQTGLTFPYVGGVNYAANTGSVDRYRQTDKTYAIFTDNTLHITDKLAFQGGVRFNIDDKTLNQNSSNIGGGAGCASANAAFAILNAANPAAAAQLAAVNNTMCLPFLSPGYNNFTNHQSESENVFSGTAKLSYRFSPSLLVYASYARGYKAGGFNLDRVQCVIGTAGCAPGSAAALTPILDTSFAGEFNNSFELGEKATLFDRKLLLNATLFYQKYSNFQLNTFNGLVFVVDSIPSVVSKGIDADFVWFATPKLSFQGGLTIADTRYDLTASQLADLAAKTGFLGGQHSRLSLAPLYSASLSGTYTHDISDNYKARFNMGLKYSSSYNTGSDLDPGKVQKGYVVSNARIGFGPSNDRWSIEAWAENLFDTNYKQVAFNSGFQNVPTNATGVLDAFLGAPRTFGGTLRVKY
- a CDS encoding carboxymuconolactone decarboxylase family protein, giving the protein MTPRLRNPHILAPEAIKAMMALEASFESSSIEFSVKEFVKLRASQINGCAFCIHMHSTDLRKAGESEMRLYMLPAWRESTLYSERERAALGWTEALTRLSETGAPDADYAPVKASFSDAEQVQLTLMIGAINVWNRLQVGFRAPHPVERASVAA
- a CDS encoding ATP-binding cassette domain-containing protein codes for the protein MTETLAISATGLVKKFGDRRVVDGVDIAVPTGMIYGVLGPNGAGKTTTLRMLLGIIEPDGGTRTLLGHARPREVSDRVGYLPEERGLYPAMRAKDAIAFMGALRGLDLKTGRRRAVALMEGAGLGHAVDSKIRKLSKGMAQLVQLLGSVVHEPDLLVLDEPFSGLDPVNQDRLETLIVGQRDRGATILFSTHVMAHAERLCDRLAIIAGGKRRFEGTVADARGMLPMRAHYVPHHDGEGIAALLPPDAERDGDGWRFIVPNGGVEDILKRLIDAGYGISGLSMERPGLHDAFVRIVGPDALKDEPDAEIAA
- a CDS encoding cytochrome P450 produces the protein MATQALHAVETAVDPLDVSRPELYRDDVWQAPFRQLRAESPVHYVEQSGFGPYWSVSTYKPIVEVESLPDIYSSEAGGITLADFIENSPTDVRMPMFIAMDRPKHTGQRRTVAPAFTPSEMVRLSDNIRMRTAEVLDSLEWNKEFDWVDTVSIELTTQMLAILFDFPWEDRRKLTFWSDWAGDIELVKTEELRLERLKHMYECGGYFQNLWNQKLGKEPTPDLISMMMHSDAMAEMSQMEFLGNLILLIVGGNDTTRNSMTAAAYGLDLFPDERAKLEGDPSLIHNAVQDIIRWQTPLAHMRRTATEDTVLEGQQIRAGDKLALWYLSANRDESVFENADKIIVDRPNARRHLAFGHGIHRCVGARLAELQIATLLEEMARRRMRVNVVGEPERVAACFVHGYRKLPVEISKY
- a CDS encoding ABC transporter permease, with protein sequence MSARPTGNLRRLLRQTLTIARRDFVATVFTPMFLVFLFTPVLMLSFGLIGGMGASSVTSASVEKASIVAIVDPAQQEPMRAADKRLRQLYARDDRPPALVMQVPSDNPAGQAHVAFSDRGSDASAALYGDLARPTILYGGFGRRDANFLAQLAEETLRMEKSGTAALSTPTLTSIARAEPTPTGNKRSAFFAVFGIFFLTLFLAGQAVGTMAEERSNKVVEVLAAAVPLEAVFFGKLIGMFGSALLFIGFWGTLVSQIDVFVPNALGAAFRDIGPAVGMPAFALLFVAYFAMAYMLLGAVFMGVGAQASTPRELQLLSLPITILQIMIFGASVQAVSRPDGWLARAVEIFPFSSPYAMAGRAANAPEIWPHIAALAWQSLWVAIVIAVAARAFRRGVLQSGSGKINWKGLIGR